A part of Anabas testudineus chromosome 9, fAnaTes1.2, whole genome shotgun sequence genomic DNA contains:
- the zgc:64051 gene encoding leukocyte surface antigen CD53 has protein sequence MAQGCLKCLKYTMCAANFLCFICGVAVLGFGVYMTINFRMTALTPSLAQLSISNILLITGIVITCVSFLGFLGALKENRCLLLMFFLMLFFLMLVELTVACLLLMYEGQIGEWVTKDLEEGLKNVKEKPRNSTALMYDWDVLQERLHCCGVRNATDWGDDVPKSCCVKPCDPYSKKGCVDQMKTFFEENFLHTGISVIVLCIIEVLGMCFAMTLFCHINRSGLGYKL, from the exons ATATGTGGCGTGGCGGTGCTGGGCTTTGGCGTGTACATGACCATCAACTTCAGGATGACTGCTCTCACTCCTAGTCTGGCCCAACTCAGCATATCCAACATATTGCTGATCACTGGCATCGTCATCACCTGCGTGTCCTTCCTGGGATTCCTGGGTGCCCTGAAGGAGAACCGCTGTCTTCTCCTGATG TTTTTCCTGATGCTGTTTTTCCTGATGTTGGTGGAACTGACTGTTGCGTGTTTGCTACTCATGTATGAAGGACAG ATTGGTGAATGGGTGACAAAAGATCTGGAGGAAGGATTGAAGAATGTCAAAGAAAAGCCAAGAAATTCAACAGCACTGATGTATGACTGGGATGTGCTCCAGGAGCGA ctgCACTGCTGTGGAGTCAGAAATGCAACTGACTGGGGGGACGACGTTCCTAAATCTTGCTGTGTGAAACCATGTGACCCATACAGTAAAAAG GGTTGTGTGGATCAGATGAAGACCTTCTTTGAGGAAAATTTCCTGCACACTGGGATTTCTGTGATTGTTCTCTGCATTATAGAG GTTTTGGGGATGTGTTTTGCCATGACACTGTTCTGCCACATCAATCGAAGTGGACTTGGCTACAAGCTATAG